A region from the Lutra lutra chromosome 1, mLutLut1.2, whole genome shotgun sequence genome encodes:
- the LOC125092842 gene encoding olfactory receptor 2Z1, with protein sequence MGDVNQLVTSDFVLVGLFSHSGSHWLLLSLVAAMFTMGLLGNTILLFLICLDSRLHTPMYFLLSQLSLFDIVFPLFTIPKMASHFLQGEGSISFGGFAAQTFFLTLMGMAEGILMALMSYDHYVAVCHPLQYPVLMRGQVCLLMVGSSWLAGVLNASIQTSVTLHFPYCTSCIVDHFFCEVPALLKLSCKDTSAYGLVLSTSGVLILVLPLSLIAISYGHVLGAVIHMCSEEAQNKVFTTCSSHITVVGLVYGAAVFMYMVPGAYHSPHQDNMMSLFYSLVTPTLNALIYNLRNQEVWMALAKVLSRAGLRPK encoded by the coding sequence ATGGGGGATGTGAATCAATTGGTGACCTCTGACTTCGTTCTGGTGGGCCTCTTCAGTCACTCAGGGTCACATTGGTTGCTCCTCTCTTTGGTGGCTGCCATGTTTACCATGGGCCTCCTGGGCAACACCATTCTGCTCTTCCTGATCTGCCTGGACTCCAGGctccacacacccatgtacttTCTGCTCAGCCAGCTCTCTCTGTTTGATATTGTCTTCCCCCTGTTCACCATCCCCAAGATGGCATCCCACTTCCTGCAGGGAGAAGGTTCCATCTCCTTTGGGGGTTTCGCAGCTCAAACATTCTTCCTGACCCTGATGGGCATGGCTGAGGGCATCTTGATGGCCCTCATGTCCTACGACCACTATGTTGCTGTGTGTCACCCTCTGCAGTATCCTGTGCTCATGAGGGGCCAGGTGTGCCTGCTCATGGTGGGCTCCTCCTGGCTGGCAGGTGTGCTCAATGCCTCCATCCAGACCTCCGTCACTCTGCACTTCCCCTACTGTACCTCCTGCATCGTGGACCACTTCTTCTGTGAGGTGCCAGCCCTGTTGAAGCTCTCCTGCAAAGACACTTCTGCCTACGGGTTGGTGCTGTCCACTTCGGGAGTGCTGATCCTTGtgcttcccctttccctcatCGCCATCTCCTATGGCCACGTGTTGGGGGCCGTTATACACATGTGCTCAGAGGAGGCCCAAAACAAGGTCTTCACCACCTGCTCCTCGCACATCACAGTAGTGGGACTCGTCTATGGCGCAGCTGTGTTCATGTACATGGTGCCAGGTGCCTACCACAGCCCACACCAGGACAACATGATGTCCCTATTCTACAGTCTTGTCACCCCCACACTCAATGCTCTTATCTACAATCTGAGGAACCAGGAGGTGTGGATGGCTTTGGCCAAAGTGCTCAGCAGAGCTGGGCTCAGGCCAAAGTGA